A single window of Danio rerio strain Tuebingen ecotype United States chromosome 15, GRCz12tu, whole genome shotgun sequence DNA harbors:
- the glod4 gene encoding glyoxalase domain-containing protein 4 (The RefSeq protein has 1 substitution compared to this genomic sequence), whose amino-acid sequence MALKRALHFVFKVGDRTKTATFYRDVLGMKILRHEEFEEGCKATCNGPYDGKWSKTMVGFGPEDDHFVAELTYNYGVGEYRLGNDFLGLTLQSAQAVSNAKRLNWPLTQVGDCLYMTEAPGGYRFYLIDKEQPNSDPVQKVSLAVSDLQRSVHYWSGLLGMKVIEKNEDKKIAVMGFSDNQCKLELQDIGGAVDHGTAFGRIAFACPRDQLPDIEALMKKDSEKIITPLVSLDTPGKATVEVVILGDPDGHEICFVGDEAFRQLSAVDPNGNQLLDEAIAADKSDEWFAKHNKQKASA is encoded by the exons ATGGCACTTAGACGAGCATTACATTTCGTTTTTAAAGTTGGAGACAGGACCAAGACAGCCACTTTTTATCGGGATGTCTTGGGAATGAAG ATTCTGCGCCATGAAGAATTTGAGGAGGGCTGCAAAGCAACATGTAATGG TCCATATGATGGAAAATGGAGCAAAACCATGGTGGGCTTTGGACCAGAAGATGACCACTTTGTTGCAGAGTTGACCTATAATTATGGAGTGGGTGAATATCGCCTTGGCAATGATTTCCtg GGTCTCACTCTTCAGTCAGCTCAGGCTGTCAGTAATGCTAAGAGGTTAAACTGGCCTCTTACACAAGTTGGAGATTGTCTCTACATGACTGAGGCTCCAGGTGGATACCGCTTCTACCTCATAGACAAGGAACAGCCAAACTCTG ATCCCGTCCAGAAAGTCTCTCTGGCAGTGTCTGATCTGCAGCGTTCTGTTCATTATTGGTCTGGCCTGCTGGGAATGAAAGTTATTGAGAAAAATGAGGACAAAAAGATTGCAGTAATGGGATTCTCAGATAATCAG tgtaagCTGGAGTTGCAAGACATTGGAGGCGCTGTGGATCATGGAACCGCTTTTGGAAGGATTGCATTCGCTTGTCCTCGGGATCAG TTGCCTGACATTGAAGCCCTGATGAAAAAAGACAGTGAGAAAATAATCACCCCTCTTGTGAGTCTGGATACACCTGGAAAAGCCACAGTGGAAGTCGTCATTCTTGGGGATCCT GACGGCCATGAGATCTGTTTTGTGGGTGACGAGGCCTTCAGGCAGCTTTCTGCAGTGGATCCTAATGGGAATCAATTACTAGATGAG GCCATCGCTGCGGACAAGAGTGATGAGTGGTTTGCTAAACACAACAAGCAAAAGGCTTCAGCATAA